The genomic interval gaagattataattacaaaattatattttataaaacatataagataaattacaaattttccTTGAGGTTACTTAAAATTCGTGATCGCATTCCTTTATCTTGAATGCATCCTCATTATTTCCCTACATTTTAATTCCATCCGTATCCTTTAatggaaaatgagaaaagaatatatatatgattaatatatataattttatataattgtatgataattatatatctataacatgtttaaatttattgcatcattctttaatataatattttatattttttatcaaaatatattaattatatattgtagtaatcaaaatatatatgaacttatttaaattttttaatattaatatcatatttaacTATTTTTCATCATCCTTTTTTAGGGTTCACTTGTCccgttaataatttattaaaagtgtgtttaatagaataaaaaatatatgaaaaatattacatcTAAGGAATTAAATTTCATCTTTGGTGTTTgatatattgcatttttttactgaattcaatttcatggtacaaccattaaaacacatttctatcttttttccataaaaaattcaatctaggggaaataatttttattttctatacaaattaaaaaatactttttcttttaattaaatactatcaaacacaccttaacAGATATTGACAGGATGAAAATATAAGTGTTCATGCAGGTGTTTTGGaaaccaaaaaatataatcatgAATTTCATCTAAGCTCATAAAAACAATGAAGATGCATTACTTATTATATAGAAAATGAAGATGCGTTTGATTTATTTGTAGTTAGTGCTACTACTTGCATTTAGGAGAGGGAAGagtaaaagatttttttttttttttttaccttttgttagtaaataagattatatcacCCTCGAAATTTAgtgaaacataaattaaaataaaagttattatatataaaatgataaaattttaaaaatattatatatgttttgtatatatgttattgtcgagatacaataataaatttataattataaagagtattcattttgatattttaatttttaagagatctataaaataaaagatgatAAGAGACATAGGGTGTCTCCTATACgagtttttaaatatttaaataaattgtataaaAATTCTGGCGTACCTCGATAAGAGAGATGACTCTATATATAATGGTTAAGACTGATAAATGAAGGAGTATGTACATCTTTGAGAgttatttgtttttgatttctagaaaaatatctCGAAGGTGAATTAACGCATTCATGATGGACTATAATTTGGAGGGTTTCTCATAGATTGTATTTTTGGAACCAAAGAGCTTCTCTCAAGGGTACCCAAGAAAGGCCCTAAGAAGGTTACCCGAGAACTAGTTGTTATGACTATCGaccttccaaaattttaaattattatgatattgtTCACTTTGAGCCTAAACTCTTGTGGATTTGCTTTTACATTTTATCCAAAAGGCTTCAAACCAATCAAGATATTGTTCACACTTATATCCTCGTGATCCTTCCTATGTTTTGCACACCTAACAATCATTCCCTCAAACAAAGGACCACATCATCGTGGTATTTTTTTAGACCTACAATTCTCCATTCATTTGCTCCATCAAGATCAATTACTCATCTTTGTCGTGGGCTAGTAACACGTTCGTGAAGTTCTAGAGTACCCCCTACCTAAAGAATGCACTCCAAATAGAACCCAATCACATATCCAATCGTAAGCTTAATTGGGACCTATCGCATTTGTTTGGCATTTTAAGAATATCCTCCATAGATTCTCTTACCTAAGTCTGAAGCCCGGGCTCTCATACCATTGTCATGACTATAAacttctcaaatattttatattggTATGATATTGTCCACTTTGAGCCTAAGTTCCAATagatttgtttttgaattttatccagAAAACCTCGTACTAATATAAATATTGTCCACACTTATATGTCCATGATCGTCCACATGTTTAGCCGATATGAGACTTCAATTTGCACACCCAACACTAGGAAAGTCTTCAAGGCATGCTTCTTTAAACTTTCTCCTCTTAAATTTAGGTCTACTTTcttaaaacacaacaaaatgataaaattcTAAAACGTACTATCTGAGTATGTGtgttaaatgaataataaatgagtatatatataaaaatttaaatttaaatgacgttatttataaacataaattggtttaaaatattaattaaattcattcaataaataaatataaatgaaagaaaatagaatacgtcaattcatcatttaatttgacaattttaagTAGATTAAAGACTACgtttctttgaaaaaaaaagacttaGATAATAATACAAGGTCAAatctgaataaaataatcaaatatcttAGGTTTTCTTCACCCCAAGGTACAGAATTTAAAAACCAGTGTAACACGGGGGGGTCTCTATTTTTCAAATCCCTTGTTAACAAACCACTATATTTTATGGTAATACATAAATGTGAATGATTTATTTTACAATTAGTGACTCAAAAGTCAATTTCTTTGTTTCGTTTTTCACCGGGGAAGAACGAAAACTATGACACatgatgaaaaaattgaaatcaagaCGAACACCAAGGAAGACTCTTGACTTTCATTATCAAGGCCGGGCTCAGGTCCAAGGCCCAAACAATTtagaataattcaaatttaattttcatattaagaaataatgaaattaataaaaaaccacattatttaaataatttatttatttacttgtttggaagaaagagatttgggtaaattttgtGAGGATTCATTATGATTTGGGTACCTATtatgattaattatttatttacttgttaAAAATAACTCTCCTCGGCCAGCAATTAAGTCTCAAAGTTCCTAAAAAGTATTAAATGGAAGTCTCTTCCGATtgggaaagagggagagagcgaGAGGGAGATAGAAGCTCAGAATGAGAAATCTACAATGTTCTTTGTGGATCTCCACCGTTCTGATCACTCTCTTCCCAATCGCAGCCGCGGCCACCGAAACCATCACGGCGGCGCAGCCTCTCTTCCCCAACAAAACCATAGTCTCTGCCGGGGAAGTTGTGGAACTGGGCTTCTTCTCCCGGGGAAATTCAAACAAATGGTACGTCGGGGTTTGGTATAAGGACAGTGATCCAAGCAGAACCGTCGTCTGGGTTGCTAACAGAGACAACCCACTGACAAACAGCTCGTCCGGGTCGTTGAAAATCGGCAACGATGGAAACCTCTTGCTGGTTGACGAAGCTGCAAATTCAGTGGTGTGGTCATCGACGTCGAACCGGACGAGCTCGGCGAACACCGTGGCGCAGCTTCTGGATTCGGGCAACTTAGTTGTTCGGAGAGAAAACGACGTCGATCCGGAGAATTATCTGTGGCAAAGCTTTGACTATCCGACGGACACTTTCTTGCCGGGGATGAAGATGGGTTGGGATGCAAAAACTGGGCTTAACAGGTAcctaacttaatttttaagaagtAAATTATGAATAAATCATTGCTTCAATTAAGATTGTTTTCCTCAAGCGTGGAGAGCGAGAACCTTAATTTAGCGCTCACAACTCTTCGCAACAGGTACCTAACTTCGTGGAAGAGAAATGACGATCCATCAACTGGTGACTATTCTTCCAAGCTAGACGTTCATGGATTGCCAGAGCTATACTTGTGGGCCAAAAAAGCAAGAGTGTATAGAACAGGGCCGTGGAACGGATTGGGATTTAGCGGCGTTCCAGAGATGGGTCCCACCTACAACATCAGTTTCACATTTGTATCGGAGAAAGACGagatttcatattcatttcaGCTGGAAGACAAGTCCCTGAATTCTAGGTTGACTTTGAACCCCATCGGCGTTGTGCAACGCTTCGCTTGGATAATAGGTACAAGCCGGAATCCGACCCTCTTCTGGTACTCGCCGAAAGACCAATGCGACAACTACATGGAATGCGGCGTTTATGGTGTTTGTGACATTAATGCTTCACCGGTCTGTAAATGCATCCAAGGGTTCGAGCCCAAGGATCCACGGGCTTGGAAGATGAGAAATGGGTCTGGTGGCTGCGTAAGGACTTCGAAGTTGAGCTGTCATGGAGATGGGTTTTGGCCGTTGAAGAACATGAAGGTGCCGCAGACTTCAACGGTGTTCTCTAACAAAAGCATGAGTTTGTTGGAGTGCAAGCAGGCTTGCATCAGAGATTGCTACTGCACTGCCTATGCCAATTTGGACATTAGGCAAGGTGGCTCTGGGTGTGTGATGTGGAGCGGTGATCTTCTTGATATGAGGCAGTACGCCGGCGGAGAAGGCGGCCAAGATCTATATGTGAGAGTTTCTGCCGCTGATTTAGGTAAGTAGAATCCCTTAACTTCTTTGCTTTAATGTTTCATTAAGTTgggagataaattttttt from Diospyros lotus cultivar Yz01 chromosome 8, ASM1463336v1, whole genome shotgun sequence carries:
- the LOC127807354 gene encoding receptor-like serine/threonine-protein kinase SD1-8 isoform X3, whose translation is MRNLQCSLWISTVLITLFPIAAAATETITAAQPLFPNKTIVSAGEVVELGFFSRGNSNKWYVGVWYKDSDPSRTVVWVANRDNPLTNSSSGSLKIGNDGNLLLVDEAANSVVWSSTSNRTSSANTVAQLLDSGNLVVRRENDVDPENYLWQSFDYPTDTFLPGMKMGWDAKTGLNRYLTSWKRNDDPSTGDYSSKLDVHGLPELYLWAKKARVYRTGPWNGLGFSGVPEMGPTYNISFTFVSEKDEISYSFQLEDKSLNSRLTLNPIGVVQRFAWIIGTSRNPTLFWYSPKDQCDNYMECGVYGVCDINASPVCKCIQGFEPKDPRAWKMRNGSGGCVRTSKLSCHGDGFWPLKNMKVPQTSTVFSNKSMSLLECKQACIRDCYCTAYANLDIRQGGSGCVMWSGDLLDMRQYAGGEGGQDLYVRVSAADLETGGSIGNNNNTSKTGQIVMIVGIAVGAGVLLLVSSICFVRQRKRMKRTLREKIQRRGLRKRNQDMLMSEGVIARKEEYSNESASDELELPLYDLDIIAMATNNFSDENQLGEGGFGIVYKGMLSDGQRIAVKRLSKNSGQGTKEFKNEVRLIARLQHRNLVRLLGCYIDMEEKMLIYEYMENKSLDFILFNEEKCSLLDWQRRFNIISGIARGLLYLHQDSRFRIIHRDLKTSNILLDKDMNPKISDFGMARIFGNDQTEANTKRVVGTYGYMSPEYAMDGLFSIKSDVFSFGVLVLEIITGNKNRGFYNTEDDLNLLGHAWRRWKEGEVLELVDPATRDSYSPYEAARCLQVGLLCVQERAEDRPSMSTVVLMLSSENASLAQPKQPAFCLGKNPLETNSLSNKQDESCTVNQVTVTMIDGR